Proteins encoded in a region of the Zea mays cultivar B73 chromosome 2, Zm-B73-REFERENCE-NAM-5.0, whole genome shotgun sequence genome:
- the LOC100284855 gene encoding uncharacterized protein LOC100284855 isoform 2 (isoform 2 is encoded by transcript variant 2) → MTSPTSHHPDSSTPHAGIGNGNGGNHHLHPPTLTPAPASTPAAPPAHAHGGPQVRLMCSFGGRILPRPGDRQLRYVGGETRIVSFPRAAASFAALVAALAKAAPALFAPGAPRPSLKYQLPQDDLDSLISVTSDDDVDHLVDELDRIHDLSANVARPPRLRVFLFAPAPAPDAAFGSVLSGTAGDAAPSDQWFVDALNAPAPHPIERVRSESSSIVSDVPDYLFSLDSPSDDPSPGPSAARAKSDATETPHHHGDDVPPSARQIPHVAGGASSWPAPPPPYMAQPMYYFPVPPPVHYLDQSAQSGYMPRPIYHIVGGGGSEAPGGDLHAAGGVYGVSHHMQGFPPMMYAPPRAVIYNYKSEGMPSLPPEDSAAVQSS, encoded by the exons ATGACGTCGCCGACCTCGCACCACCCGGACTCCTCCACCCCGCACGCCGGGATCGGCAACGGCAACGGCGGCAACCACCACCTCCACCCGCCGACTCTGACCCCGGCGCCCGCGAGCACCCCGGCCGCTCCCCCCGCGCATGCGCACGGGGGCCCGCAGGTGCGTCTCATGTGCAGCTTCGGCGGCCGCATCCTGCCGCGCCCGGGGGACCGCCAGCTGCGCTACGTCGGCGGGGAGACCCGCATCGTGTCCTTCCCGCGCGCCGCGGCCTCCTTCGCCGCCCTCGTCGCCGCGCTCGCCAAGGCCGCGCCCGCGCTCTTCGCCCCCGGGGCGCCCAGGCCGTCCCTCAAGTACCAGCTGCCCCAGGACGACCTCGACTCCCTCATCTCCGTCACCTCCGACGACGACGTCGACCACCTCGTCGACGAGCTCGACCGCATCCACGACCTCTCCGCCAACGTCGCCCGGCCGCCCCGCCTCCGCGTCTTCCTcttcgcgcccgcgcccgcgcccgacgCCGCCTTCGGCTCCGTCCTCTCCGGCACCGCCGGCGACGCCGCCCCCAGCGACCAGTGGTTCGTCGACGCGCTCAACGCCCCCGCGCCGCACCCCATCGAGCGCGTCCGATCCGAGTCCTCCTCGATCGTCTCCGACGTCCCCGACTACCTCTTCAGCCTCGACAGCCCGTCCGACGACCCCAGCCCCGGCCCCTCGGCGGCTCGCGCCAAGTCCGACGCCACGGAGACTCCGCACCACCACGGCGACGACGTGCCGCCTTCCGCTCGACAGATACCGCACGTCGCAGGAGGAGCGTCATCGTGGCCCGCCCCGCCGCCGCCGTACATGGCGCAGCCTATGTACTACTTCCCCGTGCCGCCACCGGTCCACTATCTCGACCAGTCTGCGCAGAGTGGCTACATGCCTCGCCCGATCTACCACATTGTCGGTGGCGGAGGAAGCGAGGCGCCTGGCGGAGATCTTCACGCGGCCGGCGGAGTCTACGGCGTCTCGCACCACATGCAGGGGTTCCCGCCGATGATGtacgcgccgccgcgcgcggtcATCTACAACTACAAGTCGGAGGGGATGCCATCGCTGCCTCCGGAAG ATTCTGCTGCTGTTCAGTCCTCCTGA
- the LOC100284855 gene encoding uncharacterized protein isoform X1, giving the protein MTSPTSHHPDSSTPHAGIGNGNGGNHHLHPPTLTPAPASTPAAPPAHAHGGPQVRLMCSFGGRILPRPGDRQLRYVGGETRIVSFPRAAASFAALVAALAKAAPALFAPGAPRPSLKYQLPQDDLDSLISVTSDDDVDHLVDELDRIHDLSANVARPPRLRVFLFAPAPAPDAAFGSVLSGTAGDAAPSDQWFVDALNAPAPHPIERVRSESSSIVSDVPDYLFSLDSPSDDPSPGPSAARAKSDATETPHHHGDDVPPSARQIPHVAGGASSWPAPPPPYMAQPMYYFPVPPPVHYLDQSAQSGYMPRPIYHIVGGGGSEAPGGDLHAAGGVYGVSHHMQGFPPMMYAPPRAVIYNYKSEGMPSLPPEDGGVDGDG; this is encoded by the exons ATGACGTCGCCGACCTCGCACCACCCGGACTCCTCCACCCCGCACGCCGGGATCGGCAACGGCAACGGCGGCAACCACCACCTCCACCCGCCGACTCTGACCCCGGCGCCCGCGAGCACCCCGGCCGCTCCCCCCGCGCATGCGCACGGGGGCCCGCAGGTGCGTCTCATGTGCAGCTTCGGCGGCCGCATCCTGCCGCGCCCGGGGGACCGCCAGCTGCGCTACGTCGGCGGGGAGACCCGCATCGTGTCCTTCCCGCGCGCCGCGGCCTCCTTCGCCGCCCTCGTCGCCGCGCTCGCCAAGGCCGCGCCCGCGCTCTTCGCCCCCGGGGCGCCCAGGCCGTCCCTCAAGTACCAGCTGCCCCAGGACGACCTCGACTCCCTCATCTCCGTCACCTCCGACGACGACGTCGACCACCTCGTCGACGAGCTCGACCGCATCCACGACCTCTCCGCCAACGTCGCCCGGCCGCCCCGCCTCCGCGTCTTCCTcttcgcgcccgcgcccgcgcccgacgCCGCCTTCGGCTCCGTCCTCTCCGGCACCGCCGGCGACGCCGCCCCCAGCGACCAGTGGTTCGTCGACGCGCTCAACGCCCCCGCGCCGCACCCCATCGAGCGCGTCCGATCCGAGTCCTCCTCGATCGTCTCCGACGTCCCCGACTACCTCTTCAGCCTCGACAGCCCGTCCGACGACCCCAGCCCCGGCCCCTCGGCGGCTCGCGCCAAGTCCGACGCCACGGAGACTCCGCACCACCACGGCGACGACGTGCCGCCTTCCGCTCGACAGATACCGCACGTCGCAGGAGGAGCGTCATCGTGGCCCGCCCCGCCGCCGCCGTACATGGCGCAGCCTATGTACTACTTCCCCGTGCCGCCACCGGTCCACTATCTCGACCAGTCTGCGCAGAGTGGCTACATGCCTCGCCCGATCTACCACATTGTCGGTGGCGGAGGAAGCGAGGCGCCTGGCGGAGATCTTCACGCGGCCGGCGGAGTCTACGGCGTCTCGCACCACATGCAGGGGTTCCCGCCGATGATGtacgcgccgccgcgcgcggtcATCTACAACTACAAGTCGGAGGGGATGCCATCGCTGCCTCCGGAAG ATGGAGGGGTTGATGGTGATGGATAG
- the LOC100284855 gene encoding uncharacterized protein LOC100284855 isoform 1 (isoform 1 is encoded by transcript variant 1), with translation MTSPTSHHPDSSTPHAGIGNGNGGNHHLHPPTLTPAPASTPAAPPAHAHGGPQVRLMCSFGGRILPRPGDRQLRYVGGETRIVSFPRAAASFAALVAALAKAAPALFAPGAPRPSLKYQLPQDDLDSLISVTSDDDVDHLVDELDRIHDLSANVARPPRLRVFLFAPAPAPDAAFGSVLSGTAGDAAPSDQWFVDALNAPAPHPIERVRSESSSIVSDVPDYLFSLDSPSDDPSPGPSAARAKSDATETPHHHGDDVPPSARQIPHVAGGASSWPAPPPPYMAQPMYYFPVPPPVHYLDQSAQSGYMPRPIYHIVGGGGSEAPGGDLHAAGGVYGVSHHMQGFPPMMYAPPRAVIYNYKSEGMPSLPPEGGAHSS, from the coding sequence ATGACGTCGCCGACCTCGCACCACCCGGACTCCTCCACCCCGCACGCCGGGATCGGCAACGGCAACGGCGGCAACCACCACCTCCACCCGCCGACTCTGACCCCGGCGCCCGCGAGCACCCCGGCCGCTCCCCCCGCGCATGCGCACGGGGGCCCGCAGGTGCGTCTCATGTGCAGCTTCGGCGGCCGCATCCTGCCGCGCCCGGGGGACCGCCAGCTGCGCTACGTCGGCGGGGAGACCCGCATCGTGTCCTTCCCGCGCGCCGCGGCCTCCTTCGCCGCCCTCGTCGCCGCGCTCGCCAAGGCCGCGCCCGCGCTCTTCGCCCCCGGGGCGCCCAGGCCGTCCCTCAAGTACCAGCTGCCCCAGGACGACCTCGACTCCCTCATCTCCGTCACCTCCGACGACGACGTCGACCACCTCGTCGACGAGCTCGACCGCATCCACGACCTCTCCGCCAACGTCGCCCGGCCGCCCCGCCTCCGCGTCTTCCTcttcgcgcccgcgcccgcgcccgacgCCGCCTTCGGCTCCGTCCTCTCCGGCACCGCCGGCGACGCCGCCCCCAGCGACCAGTGGTTCGTCGACGCGCTCAACGCCCCCGCGCCGCACCCCATCGAGCGCGTCCGATCCGAGTCCTCCTCGATCGTCTCCGACGTCCCCGACTACCTCTTCAGCCTCGACAGCCCGTCCGACGACCCCAGCCCCGGCCCCTCGGCGGCTCGCGCCAAGTCCGACGCCACGGAGACTCCGCACCACCACGGCGACGACGTGCCGCCTTCCGCTCGACAGATACCGCACGTCGCAGGAGGAGCGTCATCGTGGCCCGCCCCGCCGCCGCCGTACATGGCGCAGCCTATGTACTACTTCCCCGTGCCGCCACCGGTCCACTATCTCGACCAGTCTGCGCAGAGTGGCTACATGCCTCGCCCGATCTACCACATTGTCGGTGGCGGAGGAAGCGAGGCGCCTGGCGGAGATCTTCACGCGGCCGGCGGAGTCTACGGCGTCTCGCACCACATGCAGGGGTTCCCGCCGATGATGtacgcgccgccgcgcgcggtcATCTACAACTACAAGTCGGAGGGGATGCCATCGCTGCCTCCGGAAGGTGGGGCACACTCTTCCTAG